The following coding sequences lie in one candidate division KSB1 bacterium genomic window:
- a CDS encoding isoprenylcysteine carboxylmethyltransferase family protein yields the protein MRKFFFKYRSYTPIPLLLAILIWAEPCPASLMGGFVITCLGECLRLWAVGHAGGATRTTGEAGAGAELITHGPFAHVRNPLYLGNFLIALGFCLMAAAWMPWMLIVFIALFSVQYGFIVSLEEEHLRKHFGQIYEDYLAQVPRFLPRLRPFRPQHVPAMPFKRVVKIEKDTLLSTFLITLAIFLRWKFAT from the coding sequence TTGCGGAAATTTTTTTTTAAATATCGCAGCTACACGCCGATTCCTTTGCTATTGGCAATTTTGATTTGGGCCGAACCTTGCCCCGCGAGTTTGATGGGCGGATTTGTCATCACCTGCCTGGGCGAGTGTTTGCGCCTGTGGGCTGTCGGCCATGCCGGCGGTGCGACACGCACCACCGGGGAAGCGGGCGCCGGCGCGGAGCTGATCACGCACGGGCCTTTTGCCCACGTGCGCAATCCGTTGTATCTCGGCAATTTTTTGATCGCACTGGGGTTTTGCCTGATGGCCGCGGCGTGGATGCCGTGGATGCTGATCGTCTTCATCGCGCTCTTCAGTGTGCAATACGGTTTCATCGTTTCTCTTGAAGAAGAACATTTGCGAAAACACTTCGGCCAAATTTACGAAGATTATCTCGCGCAGGTGCCGCGCTTTTTGCCCCGCCTCCGGCCCTTTCGCCCGCAGCACGTTCCAGCCATGCCATTCAAGCGCGTCGTGAAAATCGAAAAGGACACGCTGCTCAGCACGTTTTTGATCACGCTGGCCATTTTTTTGCGGTGGAAATTCGCAACCTGA
- a CDS encoding SDR family oxidoreductase — MDLDIAGKVALVTASSRGLGRATAEVLVQEGVNVFICARGAVALEQAVGAIRALNGGEVEAMVADVTRAEDVTRLIQRCVERFGRLDILVNNAGGPPTGMFADVTEEHWAIGFDLVLMSMMRLCAAAIPHMKKHKWGRIVNIASIAARQTLDGAMISNTLRPAMIGFGKSLSFELAPHNITVNNVAPGWVRTDRVDELLHMHAKRDGITFEEALARAESTIPLGRMGRPEEVGALIAFLASKRASFITGSTFLVDGGSFRGL, encoded by the coding sequence ATGGATCTCGATATTGCCGGAAAAGTGGCGTTGGTGACGGCCTCGAGCCGCGGTTTGGGACGCGCGACCGCCGAGGTTTTGGTCCAAGAAGGAGTGAATGTTTTTATCTGCGCTCGCGGCGCGGTTGCGCTCGAGCAGGCGGTCGGGGCGATTCGGGCATTGAACGGCGGTGAAGTCGAGGCGATGGTCGCGGATGTCACGCGCGCCGAAGATGTAACCAGGCTGATCCAGCGCTGCGTCGAGCGATTTGGCCGGCTCGATATTCTCGTCAACAACGCCGGTGGGCCGCCGACCGGCATGTTCGCCGACGTCACGGAAGAGCACTGGGCTATCGGCTTCGATCTGGTTTTAATGAGCATGATGCGCCTGTGCGCCGCTGCCATTCCACACATGAAAAAACACAAATGGGGGCGCATCGTGAACATCGCCTCGATTGCAGCGCGGCAGACGCTCGACGGCGCCATGATTTCCAATACACTCAGACCCGCCATGATCGGCTTCGGCAAAAGCTTGTCTTTCGAGTTGGCCCCGCACAACATCACGGTCAACAATGTGGCACCGGGCTGGGTGCGCACCGATCGCGTCGACGAGTTGCTGCACATGCACGCCAAGCGCGACGGTATCACGTTTGAGGAGGCCCTGGCGCGCGCCGAAAGCACGATCCCTCTTGGCCGCATGGGCCGCCCCGAAGAAGTCGGCGCGTTGATCGCCTTTTTAGCCAGCAAACGCGCCAGCTTCATCACCGGCAGCACATTTTTGGTTGACGGCGGCTCCTTTCGGGGGTTGTAG
- a CDS encoding dTDP-4-dehydrorhamnose 3,5-epimerase family protein, with amino-acid sequence MIEGVEIKDLVTIPDERGFFREIIRKTDAFFVEGFGQLSHACMYPGVAKAWHIHKVQTDWWYVPIGNLKLVLFDKRPHSSTQGELQTIFMGENYPTKVVKIPPGVAHGCKALGGVTHLFYVTSSVYDPNDEGRIPHYDNAIGYDWLAGPEIK; translated from the coding sequence ATGATCGAGGGTGTTGAGATCAAAGATTTGGTCACGATTCCGGACGAACGAGGTTTTTTTCGCGAAATCATTCGCAAGACAGACGCCTTTTTCGTGGAAGGCTTCGGTCAATTGAGCCATGCCTGCATGTACCCCGGTGTCGCCAAGGCCTGGCATATTCATAAGGTTCAAACCGATTGGTGGTACGTGCCGATCGGCAATTTGAAATTGGTGTTGTTCGACAAGCGCCCTCATTCGTCAACACAAGGCGAGTTGCAAACGATTTTTATGGGCGAAAACTATCCCACCAAAGTGGTGAAAATTCCGCCGGGCGTGGCGCACGGTTGCAAGGCCTTGGGCGGTGTGACGCATCTTTTTTATGTGACGTCGTCCGTATACGATCCCAACGACGAAGGCCGCATTCCGCATTACGATAATGCGATTGGTTATGATTGGCTGGCCGGGCCGGAGATAAAGTAA